A stretch of Salarias fasciatus chromosome 23, fSalaFa1.1, whole genome shotgun sequence DNA encodes these proteins:
- the LOC115381949 gene encoding anterior gradient protein 2 homolog, producing the protein MTRAAASLVLVLVALSSTFTKYVPKSGQRIPQSLSRGWGDQLIWAQTYEEALFLSRSRNKPLIVLFHLEDCPHSQAFKQAFNENDEIQRILDEDFVVFNMMQETVDQHLSPDGQYVPRIIFVDFEKLLKE; encoded by the exons ATGACCAGAGCAGCCgcgtccctggtcctggtcctggtggccctgtcctccacctttaCTAAATATGTCCCCAAATCTGGCCAGAGGATCCCTCAGTCGCTGTCTCGAG GTTGGGGCGACCAGCTGATCTGGGCTCAGACGTACGAGGAGGCTCTGTTCTTGTCGAGGTCCAG GAACAAGCCTCTGATTGTCCTGTTCCACCTGGAGGACTGTCCTCACAGCCAGG CGTTCAAGCAGGCCTTCAATGAAAACGATGAGATCCAGAGGATCCTGGACGAGGACTTTGTGGTCTTCAATATGATG CAGGAAACCGTAGATCAACACCTGTCCCCTGATGGACAGTACGTCCCCAGGATCATCTTTGTGG ACTTCGagaagctgttgaaagagtgA
- the LOC115381246 gene encoding anterior gradient protein 2 homolog, with the protein MTRAAASLVLVLVALSSTFTKYVPKSGQRIPQSLSRGWGDQLNWAQTYEEALFLSRSRNKPLMVLFLLEDCPRSQAFKQAFNENDKIQRILDEDFVVFNMMQETVDQHLSPDGQYVPRIIFVDPSMTVRDDITGRYSNRLYGYEAADMNVLLDNMKKAKKLLKFSAVSRRTTPTSTHSLPESTAAEV; encoded by the exons ATGACCAGAGCAGCCgcgtccctggtcctggtcctggtggccctgtcctccacctttaCTAAATATGTCCCCAAATCTGGCCAGAGGATCCCTCAGTCGCTGTCTCGAG GTTGGGGCGACCAGCTGAACTGGGCTCAGACATACGAGGAGGCTCTGTTCTTGTCTAGGTCCAG GAACAAGCCTCTGATGGTCCTGTTCCTCCTGGAGGACTGTCCTCGCAGCCAGG CGTTCAAGCAGGCCTTCAATGAAAACGATAAGATCCAGAGGATCCTGGACGAGGACTTTGTGGTCTTCAATATGATG CAGGAAACCGTAGATCAACACCTGTCCCCTGATGGACAGTACGTCCCCAGGATCATCTTTGTGG ACCCCTCCATGACGGTGAGAGACGACATCACTGGACGCTACTCCAACCGCCTGTACGGCTATGAAGCAGCTGATATGAATGTCT tgctGGACAACATGAAGAAGGCCAAGAAGCTCCTTAAATTCTCAGCTGTGAGCCGCAGAAccacacccacctccacccactcccTCCCCGAGTCCACAGCTGCTGAAGTCTGA
- the LOC115381950 gene encoding anterior gradient protein 2 homolog has protein sequence MTRAAASLVLVLVALSSTFTKYVPKSGQRIPQSLSRGWGDQLNWAQTYEEALFLSRSRNKPLMVLFLLEDCPRSQAFKQAFNENDEIQRILDEDFVVFNMMQETGDQHLSPDGQYVPRIIFVDPSMTVRDDIIGRYSNRLYGYEAEDVKLLLENMKKAKKLLKFSALNFEKLLKE, from the exons ATGACCAGAGCAGCCgcgtccctggtcctggtcctggtggccctgtcctccacctttaCTAAATATGTCCCCAAATCTGGCCAGAGGATCCCTCAGTCGCTGTCTCGAG GTTGGGGCGACCAGCTGAACTGGGCTCAGACGTACGAGGAGGCTCTGTTCTTGTCTAGGTCCAG GAACAAGCCTCTGATGGTCCTGTTCCTCCTGGAGGACTGTCCTCGCAGCCAGG CGTTCAAGCAGGCCTTCAATGAAAATGATGAGATCCAGAGGATCCTGGACGAGGACTTTGTGGTCTTCAATATGATG CAGGAAACCGGAGATCAACACCTGTCCCCTGATGGACAGTACGTCCCCAGGATCATCTTTGTGG ACCCCTCCATGACGGTGAGAGACGACATCATTGGACGCTACTCCAACCGCCTGTACGGCTATGAAGCAGAAGATGTGAAACTCT tgctggaaaacatgaagaaggCCAAGAAGCTCCTCAAATTCTCAGCTTTGA acttcgagaagctgttgaaagagtgA